The stretch of DNA TTGATTGCGCTAATCCTGTACCTCCTAAGTAAAAACGTTCGAAAGGAATAGTTCCTACTTTACGGTTGTAGTTTCCTAAAACTCCGAATTCACCTCCTACTCTTAACACTAATTTTCCTGCTACTTGTTTGTACCAATACGCTCTTGCTTTAATCTTGTAGTATTCCAACCATTCGAATTTTTCCGTATCCTTCATATTCGCATAGTCTTTATTCCCATCAAGCAAAGAGTATGGTAAAGTTGCAGTAGCCGAAATACTCATCTCTGAACCATCTTCTGGGAAAATTGGGTCAGGACCAGCTGAATTACGCGTTAAACCAATCGTATAATTGATATTATTCGATGATCCATTTTCATAATTCAAGTTACCTACTGATAAGTTATAGTTATCAAAGTTATAACGTTGGAAAGAGATCGAGTTCGATAAACGGAAGTAATCATCTGGCCACGTTAATAATTTCGTTAAACCAATAGTGGCTCCTAAGATATCTAAATTCGCTTTTTCACCCCATTGATCGGTATACCCATACTGAGACAAATAGAATGATGTAGATAGCGCTGTAGGACGTTTTCCTCCAATCCAAGGCTCTGTAAACGATAAGCTATAGTTGGTATATCCGTTCCCTGCTTGCGCACGAATGGATAACGATTGACCATCTCCCATAGGAACAGGTCTCCATGCTTCACCGCGGAATAAATTTCCGATAGAGAAGTTACCAAACGTTAAACCTAATGTACCAATGAAACGTCCTGCCCCATAACCACCTTGTAACTCAACTTGAGATGATGATTTTGGTGCTACTTTCCACTCGATATCTACCGTATTATTTTCTGGATTCGGTTGAATATCTGGTGAAATTTGCGTTGGCTCAAGGTATCCTAAAGAAGCCAACTCCATTAATGTACGACGAATCTCTGTTTTAGAGAATAAGTCTCCTGGTTTTGTTCTTAACTCACGATATAAAATGTGATCGTGGGCTTCAGAATTCCCAAGAATAGTCACTTTATTTAATGTTGCTTGTGTTCCTTCGTAAATTTTAATGTCTAAATCGATTGTATCATTTTTGACATTTTTCTCTACTGGGAATACACGAGCGAATAAATATCCGTTGTTCATGTATAATGTTTGGATATCATCATCTTTATCTGATCCTGAAATCTTTTTATTGATACCCACAGCATCATAACGATCTCCTGATTTATATGAAAACACACGTTGTAATTGTTCTGACGTATAAATAGAGTTACCAGAGAATGTTACATTTCCTAAGAAATATGGTTTTCCTTCTTCTACTTTTACTTTAACTACGTAGTTTTTTGGATCAACTTGGATAATGGTATCCGATACAATTTTTGCATCACGGAAACCCACCGATTTGTATTCGTTCACAACATTTACCAAATCCGCTTCATATTTTTCAGGTATTAACTTTGAAGCTTTGAAAATGTTGATGGATTTACGCTTTGTATCTTTCATGGATTTGCGTAATCGTTTAGAAGATAATTCATTATTCCCCTCGAAAACAATGTCTTTAATCTTAACACGTTCTCCACGATTCACATTTACCAATAAGTTTTCTTTATCTGATGTATCTGCTACAGCTTCACGATTAAAAGTAACTACTGCATTTGGAAAACCTTTCCCCGTATAGTATGTTTTAATTTTGTTTTTGGTAGCGTTCATCAAAT from Faecalibacter sp. LW9 encodes:
- the bamA gene encoding outer membrane protein assembly factor BamA, encoding MKKIIWTMCMLGAYYAHGQVDSTQNIVSTQLENNELDYMNPRTFTLSDIEVVGDIKFSKNQIIRYAGFSIGEEIELPGTKVNNAVKKLWRSKMFSDIDIYIKEIKDNKVVLTLALVSVPELADIKIEGIKKSQREDIIKDNKLNPGVKITSNLMNATKNKIKTYYTGKGFPNAVVTFNREAVADTSDKENLLVNVNRGERVKIKDIVFEGNNELSSKRLRKSMKDTKRKSINIFKASKLIPEKYEADLVNVVNEYKSVGFRDAKIVSDTIIQVDPKNYVVKVKVEEGKPYFLGNVTFSGNSIYTSEQLQRVFSYKSGDRYDAVGINKKISGSDKDDDIQTLYMNNGYLFARVFPVEKNVKNDTIDLDIKIYEGTQATLNKVTILGNSEAHDHILYRELRTKPGDLFSKTEIRRTLMELASLGYLEPTQISPDIQPNPENNTVDIEWKVAPKSSSQVELQGGYGAGRFIGTLGLTFGNFSIGNLFRGEAWRPVPMGDGQSLSIRAQAGNGYTNYSLSFTEPWIGGKRPTALSTSFYLSQYGYTDQWGEKANLDILGATIGLTKLLTWPDDYFRLSNSISFQRYNFDNYNLSVGNLNYENGSSNNINYTIGLTRNSAGPDPIFPEDGSEMSISATATLPYSLLDGNKDYANMKDTEKFEWLEYYKIKARAYWYKQVAGKLVLRVGGEFGVLGNYNRKVGTIPFERFYLGGTGLAQSRFDGREIVSLRGYEDSSNAGGQVGDITPSGGGSIYNKFSLELRYPITMSQQAKIYGLTFAEGGNVWGSTRDYNPFELKRSVGAGVRIYMAAFGLLGFDFGYGFDKGFGQMERSGWQTHFIIGQQF